In the genome of Olsenella profusa DSM 13989, one region contains:
- a CDS encoding SAF domain-containing protein produces the protein MSLRFRIVFASACAVLVAMLAVGYADTIRAAALQEHNDAVARYGGDVASVVVATAALEPGDVVEASDVGMRDWIADLVPEGACTSLDAVLGHEVTSPIPKNAVVADSSFRTDEAMAQVPSGMVAITLPITDKLGIQRGVPVGTHLRAYQVDKESARLLAEGVVVLSVPSGPSASGLAASAAQAQLTVAAPSDDVDALLAASAAGTLKFVLPADDAVLPDASATSGDARAPEPVEGTAAADEPSIQSHATVELGSAE, from the coding sequence ATGTCACTCAGGTTTCGGATCGTCTTCGCCAGTGCCTGTGCGGTGCTTGTGGCGATGCTGGCCGTTGGCTATGCGGACACGATTCGCGCTGCGGCACTTCAGGAGCATAACGACGCCGTGGCGCGTTACGGCGGGGATGTGGCGAGCGTGGTGGTTGCCACTGCGGCGTTAGAGCCCGGAGACGTCGTGGAGGCGTCCGATGTGGGCATGCGCGACTGGATAGCCGACCTTGTTCCCGAGGGTGCCTGCACGAGTCTGGATGCCGTGCTGGGACACGAGGTCACAAGCCCCATTCCCAAGAACGCCGTCGTTGCGGACTCGAGCTTCCGTACGGACGAGGCCATGGCACAGGTCCCCTCTGGCATGGTTGCCATAACGCTTCCCATAACCGACAAGCTGGGCATACAGCGTGGCGTGCCCGTTGGCACACACCTTAGGGCCTATCAGGTGGACAAGGAGAGCGCACGGCTCCTGGCCGAGGGGGTGGTGGTGTTGAGCGTGCCGAGTGGCCCCTCCGCAAGTGGCCTTGCGGCTTCCGCCGCGCAGGCACAGCTGACCGTCGCTGCCCCCTCGGACGATGTGGACGCCCTGCTTGCCGCCAGTGCTGCAGGCACGCTCAAGTTCGTTCTTCCTGCCGATGATGCCGTGCTGCCGGATGCGAGTGCCACGTCTGGGGACGCACGGGCACCTGAGCCCGTGGAGGGGACGGCTGCGGCCGACGAGCCCTCTATCCAATCGCATGCGACGGTCGAGCTGGGCTCGGCGGAGTAG
- a CDS encoding HTH domain-containing protein — translation MHKGRFTDEEMEHLSSLDAVERVEPLRITYSREFKSEFMIRYHAVERPKAIFEPAGLHVSLVGYKGMERACARPRPRTSCSGTGLCSWPSMSGAARMAARRRRYRRPMTRQAMRTTSRTRRPRIRVQRRRGRWVLQRW, via the coding sequence GTGCACAAAGGACGGTTCACCGACGAGGAGATGGAACACCTCTCCTCACTCGACGCCGTGGAGCGGGTCGAGCCGCTCCGGATCACCTACTCGAGAGAATTCAAGAGTGAGTTCATGATCCGGTACCACGCCGTCGAGAGGCCGAAGGCCATATTCGAGCCCGCCGGCCTGCACGTCTCGCTGGTCGGCTACAAGGGAATGGAGCGCGCCTGCGCGAGGCCGCGCCCCAGGACGTCATGCTCTGGAACAGGCCTTTGCTCATGGCCATCTATGTCTGGTGCGGCACGGATGGCAGCTCGACGTCGCCGGTACAGGCGTCCGATGACACGGCAGGCCATGCGCACGACATCACGGACGAGGCGCCCTCGAATTCGAGTCCAACGCCGGCGGGGGCGGTGGGTTCTCCAGCGGTGGTGA
- the rsgA gene encoding ribosome small subunit-dependent GTPase A: MARRPRSKRRSRRAGGASVEALPALSSLTELPAFDELAMSDAQREAYEDDVDVLRGEGADAREVEPACVVRLDRSFPALMAASGLCRAEFSSRFGVVREPSAAVGDWVALRRPEHHDMGVIEFVLPRESDIARWRGGSRVRRQTLAANVDEVLVVQALGAEPVSCDRMVRSTVVAVDCGARVALVLTKADRTTPKVLAADLARIHEVLGDDVPIAVTCAGSGHGRMDNGPLAQAARERHALWGERGVRSLIPAGTVAIVLGESGVGKSTLLNTLLGTNVLETRGIRERDDTGRHTTVARRMVSMPGAGIVIDEPGLRSLPIVGHEQGLLRVFPEIASAAQGCRFRDCTHTHEPGCEVRACLEAGAFPWARLDAYLSLAREMRASRMALDPDVTAGPSTHG; this comes from the coding sequence GTGGCCAGGCGTCCACGCAGCAAGAGGCGTTCCAGGCGTGCCGGTGGGGCCTCGGTCGAGGCTCTGCCGGCACTTTCCTCGCTCACGGAGCTGCCGGCGTTTGACGAGCTTGCGATGAGCGACGCGCAGCGCGAGGCCTACGAGGACGACGTGGACGTCCTACGTGGCGAGGGGGCCGATGCCCGTGAGGTGGAGCCTGCCTGCGTGGTGCGGCTCGATCGCTCCTTCCCCGCCCTCATGGCGGCCTCGGGGCTCTGTCGCGCCGAGTTCTCGTCTCGCTTTGGGGTCGTGCGGGAGCCCTCGGCCGCCGTGGGCGACTGGGTCGCGTTGCGTCGCCCCGAGCATCATGACATGGGCGTCATCGAGTTCGTGCTGCCGCGTGAGAGCGACATCGCCCGTTGGAGGGGTGGCTCGCGTGTCCGCAGGCAGACGCTTGCGGCCAACGTGGACGAGGTGCTGGTCGTGCAGGCCCTTGGCGCGGAGCCCGTCTCGTGCGACCGCATGGTACGCTCGACGGTGGTTGCCGTCGACTGCGGTGCGCGTGTTGCCCTGGTGCTCACGAAGGCCGATCGCACGACGCCCAAGGTGCTTGCGGCCGATCTCGCACGCATCCACGAGGTCCTGGGCGATGATGTCCCCATCGCGGTGACATGCGCCGGGTCGGGGCATGGGAGGATGGACAACGGGCCTCTCGCGCAGGCCGCTCGTGAGCGTCATGCCCTCTGGGGCGAGCGAGGGGTGCGCTCGCTCATACCGGCAGGCACCGTGGCTATCGTGCTGGGGGAGTCCGGTGTAGGCAAGTCGACCCTGCTCAACACCCTGCTCGGGACGAACGTGCTTGAGACGCGGGGCATCCGCGAGCGCGATGACACGGGACGTCACACGACGGTGGCGCGGCGCATGGTCTCCATGCCGGGGGCGGGGATCGTCATCGACGAGCCGGGGCTCAGGAGTCTGCCCATCGTGGGGCACGAGCAGGGTCTCCTGAGGGTGTTCCCTGAGATCGCCTCCGCTGCGCAGGGATGCCGCTTCCGTGACTGCACGCACACGCATGAGCCTGGCTGCGAGGTGCGGGCGTGCCTCGAGGCGGGCGCGTTCCCTTGGGCACGCCTCGATGCGTACCTGTCGCTGGCACGGGAGATGCGGGCATCCAGGATGGCGCTCGATCCCGACGTGACGGCCGGCCCATCCACCCATGGGTGA
- a CDS encoding cation-translocating P-type ATPase codes for MREYLVSASDVLEECATDAKQGLGAGVAEELLRQNGPNRLKEAEKTPLWIRFFQQMGDPMVIMLIVAAVISAATSVAQGEADFADVIIILFVVILNSVLGVVQEAKSEEALAALQEMAAATSKVIRGGKQVEVHSQDLVPGDIVILEAGDSVPADCRVLESASMKVEEAALTGESVPVTKHADVITLEEGADDIPLGDRKNMCYMGSTVVFGRGRAVIVATGMQTEMGKIAGAIAEAQDEETPLQARLNELSHILTILVVTICAIVFLTGFFRYGSGFITNLDLVLNTFMVAVALAVAAIPEGLVAVVTIVLSMGVTKMSERHAIIRRLSAVETLGCTQIICSDKTGTLTQNKMTVVDHFTENLTSQVRTMALASDARWDDTADAAVGEPTEAALVADAAKLGFSTAHLAQSRPRVGEAPFDSGRKMMSVVVRGKDGYMQHTKGGPDVVLSRCTKYLSQDGIVPMTDELRSQVMEANKAMADRALRVMAAARRDWGDERPKGFEPDYLEHDLTFVGLSGMIDPVRPEVKAAIDEAHSAGIHVVMITGDHIDTAVAIAKELGIVRDRSQAIMGAELDRLSDDELAARIRDFGVYARVQPEHKTRIVDAWKREGKVVGMTGDGVNDAPSIKRADIGIGMGITGTDVTKNVADMVLADDNFATIIGAVEEGRRIYDNIRKCIQFLLSSNLAEVISVFVASLVGFTILEPTHLLWINLITDSLPALAMATEGAEADIMRRRPRDAKDGIFAGGMGADTIFQGVVIALLTLAAYFIGISTAGVSLADAIASDQAGLVGMTMAFLTLSMVEMFHALNMRSQRGSIFTLKGQNKWLWASLGVALLLTFLVIETPLAQAFDFAELDVAHYLISMGLSILIIPIVEAEKAVMRAIDKGKK; via the coding sequence GTGAGAGAGTATCTGGTAAGCGCGTCGGACGTGCTCGAGGAGTGCGCAACCGATGCCAAGCAGGGCCTTGGTGCCGGTGTCGCCGAGGAACTACTCAGGCAGAACGGCCCCAACAGGCTCAAGGAGGCCGAGAAGACCCCGCTCTGGATCCGCTTCTTCCAGCAGATGGGCGATCCCATGGTCATCATGCTCATCGTGGCTGCGGTCATCTCGGCGGCAACGAGCGTGGCGCAGGGCGAGGCGGACTTCGCCGACGTGATCATCATCCTGTTCGTCGTCATCCTCAACTCGGTGCTGGGCGTCGTGCAGGAGGCCAAGTCCGAGGAGGCCCTGGCGGCCCTGCAGGAGATGGCGGCGGCAACCTCCAAGGTCATTCGCGGCGGCAAGCAGGTCGAGGTTCACTCCCAGGACCTCGTTCCTGGCGACATCGTGATCCTCGAGGCTGGCGACTCCGTGCCGGCCGACTGCCGCGTCCTCGAGAGCGCGTCCATGAAGGTCGAGGAGGCGGCGCTTACCGGCGAGTCCGTTCCCGTCACCAAGCACGCTGACGTCATCACCCTCGAGGAGGGCGCGGACGACATTCCCCTCGGCGACCGCAAGAACATGTGCTACATGGGCTCCACCGTGGTCTTTGGCCGTGGCCGTGCCGTGATCGTGGCGACGGGCATGCAGACCGAGATGGGCAAGATCGCCGGCGCCATCGCCGAGGCACAGGACGAGGAGACCCCGCTGCAGGCGAGGCTCAACGAGCTCTCCCACATCCTCACCATCCTCGTCGTCACCATCTGCGCCATCGTGTTCCTCACAGGCTTCTTCAGGTATGGGTCTGGCTTCATCACCAACCTCGATCTCGTGCTCAATACCTTCATGGTCGCCGTGGCGCTTGCCGTGGCCGCCATCCCCGAGGGCCTGGTGGCCGTCGTCACCATCGTGCTCTCCATGGGCGTCACCAAGATGAGTGAGCGCCACGCCATCATTCGCAGGCTCTCCGCTGTGGAGACCCTGGGCTGCACGCAGATCATCTGCTCGGACAAGACGGGTACGCTCACGCAGAACAAGATGACCGTCGTCGACCACTTTACCGAGAACCTCACGAGCCAGGTGCGCACCATGGCCCTGGCCTCCGACGCCAGGTGGGACGACACCGCGGATGCCGCGGTGGGCGAGCCGACCGAGGCCGCGCTTGTGGCCGATGCCGCCAAGCTGGGCTTCAGCACGGCGCATCTGGCCCAGAGCCGCCCGCGCGTGGGCGAGGCGCCGTTTGACTCCGGCCGCAAGATGATGTCCGTGGTCGTCCGCGGCAAGGACGGCTACATGCAGCATACCAAGGGCGGCCCCGACGTGGTGCTCTCCCGCTGCACCAAGTACCTCTCGCAGGATGGCATCGTGCCCATGACCGATGAGCTGCGCTCGCAGGTCATGGAGGCCAACAAGGCCATGGCCGACAGGGCCCTGCGCGTGATGGCCGCGGCCCGCCGCGACTGGGGTGACGAGAGGCCCAAGGGCTTTGAGCCCGACTACCTTGAGCACGACCTCACCTTTGTGGGCCTCTCCGGCATGATCGACCCCGTCCGTCCCGAGGTGAAGGCCGCCATAGACGAGGCCCACTCCGCAGGCATCCACGTGGTCATGATCACCGGCGACCACATTGACACCGCCGTGGCCATCGCCAAGGAGCTCGGCATCGTGAGGGATCGCTCACAGGCCATCATGGGCGCCGAGCTCGACCGCCTGTCAGACGACGAGCTTGCCGCCCGAATCAGGGACTTTGGCGTCTATGCCCGCGTGCAGCCCGAGCACAAGACTCGCATAGTCGACGCCTGGAAGCGTGAGGGCAAGGTCGTCGGCATGACCGGCGACGGCGTGAACGATGCCCCCTCCATCAAGCGCGCGGACATCGGCATCGGCATGGGCATCACGGGCACCGACGTCACCAAAAACGTGGCCGACATGGTGCTGGCCGACGACAACTTCGCCACCATCATCGGTGCCGTCGAAGAGGGCCGGCGCATCTACGACAACATCCGCAAGTGCATCCAGTTCCTGCTCTCCAGCAACCTGGCCGAGGTCATCTCGGTGTTCGTGGCGTCACTCGTCGGCTTCACGATCCTGGAGCCCACGCACCTGCTGTGGATCAACCTCATCACAGACTCGCTGCCCGCGCTCGCCATGGCAACGGAGGGCGCCGAGGCTGACATCATGCGCCGCAGGCCGCGCGACGCCAAGGACGGCATCTTCGCCGGTGGCATGGGTGCGGACACCATCTTTCAGGGCGTCGTCATCGCCCTGCTCACGTTGGCCGCCTACTTCATCGGCATCTCGACCGCAGGCGTCTCGCTTGCCGACGCGATTGCCAGTGACCAGGCGGGCCTCGTGGGCATGACCATGGCATTCCTCACGCTCTCCATGGTCGAGATGTTCCACGCGCTCAACATGCGCAGCCAGCGTGGCTCCATCTTCACGCTCAAGGGCCAGAACAAGTGGCTGTGGGCATCGCTGGGTGTCGCCCTGCTGCTCACCTTCCTGGTGATCGAGACGCCGCTCGCCCAGGCGTTCGACTTCGCCGAGCTTGATGTCGCCCACTACCTCATCTCCATGGGCCTGTCCATCCTCATCATCCCCATCGTCGAGGCGGAGAAGGCCGTCATGCGCGCCATCGACAAGGGCAAGAAGTAG
- a CDS encoding YhcH/YjgK/YiaL family protein — protein sequence MIYDGMGVIERYRGLYKGLDVLIDWLGEHECRKLETGPHEILGDKVFALVQDAKTRTYGTARYEVHRRYMDLQVDIEGAERFFVTSGPTEPLGEYDETSDKQYVKAAPDNGDEIEGTLEKRHFAIFVAHEPHMPNVICATTEPVAIRKVCFKILTDEFWDEG from the coding sequence ATGATCTACGATGGCATGGGCGTCATCGAACGGTACCGGGGCCTATACAAGGGCCTGGACGTTCTCATCGACTGGCTGGGCGAGCACGAGTGCCGGAAGCTCGAGACGGGCCCGCACGAGATCCTGGGGGACAAGGTGTTCGCTCTCGTGCAGGATGCCAAGACGCGTACGTATGGCACTGCGCGCTACGAGGTGCACCGTCGATATATGGACTTGCAGGTGGACATCGAGGGTGCCGAGCGTTTTTTCGTGACGTCCGGCCCCACCGAGCCGCTCGGGGAGTACGACGAGACATCCGACAAACAGTATGTGAAGGCTGCTCCCGACAACGGCGATGAGATCGAGGGCACGCTCGAGAAGCGCCACTTTGCCATCTTCGTGGCTCACGAGCCGCATATGCCCAACGTCATCTGTGCCACGACGGAGCCTGTCGCCATCAGGAAGGTCTGCTTCAAGATCCTCACGGACGAGTTCTGGGACGAGGGATAG
- a CDS encoding sialidase family protein yields the protein MAIKTLERLTPDGQVYYDSEMRLTEAFVSPGPWTTAHGPGLLETPTGTILCCWFAGTYEGDIDINIVISRLEKGSDRWSEPTYVSHDDDRSDQNPSLFLAPNGEIWCMYTSQLGRQPGKDNMQYTAQVKRQISTDDGRTWSEPEVVFAEPGTFNRQAIQVLSNGRWIYGNWLCTDSAAALAGDPSAFQISDDEGASWRQVMVPSSAGRVHPTVVELDAGHLVAFMRSRQADWIYRSESFDYGDTWIVPEPTVLPNNNSGICAIKLTSGRIAVAHNHSSAPQAYGQKGAWPGLRCPVSIALSEDGGRTFPLIRHIERGQGYVGDENKANNLQYEYPCVIQAADGMIHLAYAYETRRGVKWVTLSEADVMGERRGESTYNPTSGDVGAHEEANSHTS from the coding sequence ATGGCAATCAAGACGCTCGAAAGGCTGACTCCCGATGGCCAGGTGTACTACGACTCCGAGATGAGGCTGACCGAGGCGTTCGTCAGCCCCGGCCCCTGGACCACGGCTCATGGCCCTGGGCTTCTGGAGACGCCTACAGGCACCATCCTGTGCTGCTGGTTCGCCGGCACCTACGAGGGCGACATCGACATCAACATCGTGATCTCCCGTCTGGAGAAGGGCTCCGATCGCTGGAGCGAGCCCACCTACGTCAGCCATGACGACGATCGCTCGGACCAGAACCCCTCGCTGTTCCTGGCGCCGAACGGCGAGATCTGGTGCATGTACACCTCCCAGCTGGGCCGTCAGCCGGGTAAGGACAACATGCAGTACACGGCTCAGGTGAAGCGGCAGATCTCGACCGACGATGGTCGGACGTGGTCGGAGCCCGAGGTCGTCTTCGCCGAGCCGGGCACCTTCAACCGCCAGGCCATCCAGGTTCTCTCCAACGGCCGTTGGATCTACGGCAACTGGCTGTGCACGGACTCCGCTGCGGCGCTGGCCGGCGACCCCTCTGCCTTCCAGATCTCGGATGACGAGGGTGCCAGCTGGCGTCAGGTGATGGTGCCCAGCTCCGCGGGGCGTGTGCACCCCACGGTCGTAGAGCTCGATGCGGGCCACCTCGTCGCCTTCATGCGCTCGCGGCAGGCCGACTGGATCTATCGCAGCGAGTCCTTCGACTACGGCGACACCTGGATCGTTCCCGAGCCCACGGTGCTCCCCAACAACAACTCGGGCATCTGCGCCATCAAACTCACGAGCGGTCGTATCGCCGTGGCGCACAATCACTCCAGTGCACCCCAGGCCTATGGCCAGAAGGGCGCCTGGCCGGGACTGCGCTGTCCCGTCTCCATTGCGCTTTCCGAGGATGGCGGCAGGACCTTCCCGCTCATCCGTCACATCGAGCGCGGCCAGGGCTACGTGGGCGACGAGAACAAGGCCAACAACCTGCAGTACGAGTACCCCTGCGTCATCCAGGCCGCCGACGGGATGATTCACCTCGCCTATGCCTATGAGACCCGTAGGGGTGTGAAGTGGGTGACGCTCTCCGAGGCTGACGTCATGGGCGAGAGGCGCGGTGAGAGCACATACAACCCCACGTCGGGTGACGTGGGGGCACACGAGGAAGCCAACAGCCACACATCGTGA
- a CDS encoding SLC13 family permease yields MTTAMILALVVLVAMILMIMFDVLPFGLSPIAACLLIVVFGLGGEDPIAYSFAGFTNSTVWMLAFFMVILAAIQKTSIINKVKDAMTALVNRGGFKSYVLLLIVVMLGASVVGMGSTAFYVLIFSLVVTMPYNEKLPGSKLMLPLGIASNHPLVPINVALQYGVAIAVLGASGLSANSLSMVQFGIVSFILSIGFLLWAIIGYRFLPSHPVAEPTIENREALEEGGSTLSRAQETITTLAFIVAIVSMMLVNVIGVLSYIIPGICAFAMVIAKVVDFGEFRDNLFSPIILMTAGVIPVANCLADTGLSTLVGNVVADALGTGVPAFVIVFVFALICSTFACFTGSQVGMVMIFAPLAISVCQGLGINPMAAAVAVTLSAWCGHYMPIDGLPAMAYGMGKYTMPEFWKFTIPQYFVRLVFLTAGALLVFPA; encoded by the coding sequence ATGACTACGGCAATGATCCTCGCGCTGGTCGTTCTCGTCGCCATGATCCTCATGATCATGTTCGACGTGCTTCCGTTCGGCCTATCGCCCATCGCGGCTTGCCTCCTGATTGTCGTGTTTGGCCTGGGGGGTGAGGACCCGATTGCCTACTCCTTTGCCGGCTTCACGAACTCGACGGTATGGATGTTGGCGTTCTTCATGGTGATCCTTGCGGCAATACAGAAGACCTCCATCATCAACAAAGTCAAGGACGCCATGACCGCACTGGTCAATAGGGGCGGGTTCAAGAGCTATGTGCTGCTGCTGATCGTGGTCATGCTCGGTGCCTCGGTGGTCGGCATGGGTTCGACGGCGTTCTATGTGCTCATCTTCTCGCTCGTCGTGACCATGCCCTACAACGAGAAGCTCCCGGGCTCGAAGCTCATGCTTCCGTTGGGCATCGCATCCAATCACCCGCTCGTGCCCATCAACGTCGCCCTCCAGTACGGCGTGGCCATTGCCGTCCTGGGCGCCTCTGGCCTGAGCGCCAACAGCCTGTCCATGGTGCAGTTTGGTATCGTGTCCTTCATCCTGTCCATAGGCTTTTTGCTCTGGGCCATCATTGGCTATAGGTTCCTGCCCTCTCACCCCGTGGCCGAGCCCACGATCGAGAACAGGGAGGCCCTTGAGGAGGGCGGCTCTACGTTGAGCAGGGCCCAGGAGACCATCACCACCCTCGCGTTCATCGTCGCCATCGTCTCCATGATGCTCGTCAACGTCATCGGAGTCCTCTCCTACATCATTCCAGGTATCTGTGCCTTCGCGATGGTCATCGCCAAGGTCGTCGACTTCGGGGAGTTCCGTGACAACCTGTTCTCACCCATCATTCTCATGACCGCGGGCGTCATCCCCGTGGCAAACTGCCTTGCGGACACGGGTCTCTCCACCCTCGTCGGCAATGTCGTGGCCGATGCTCTGGGCACGGGCGTGCCTGCCTTTGTGATCGTGTTCGTCTTTGCCCTCATCTGTTCCACGTTCGCCTGCTTTACGGGCTCGCAGGTGGGTATGGTCATGATCTTTGCCCCCCTGGCCATCTCGGTTTGTCAGGGCCTGGGCATCAATCCCATGGCCGCTGCCGTTGCCGTCACGCTCTCGGCCTGGTGTGGCCATTACATGCCCATCGATGGCCTGCCCGCCATGGCCTATGGCATGGGCAAGTACACCATGCCTGAGTTCTGGAAGTTCACGATTCCGCAGTACTTTGTGCGCTTGGTCTTCCTGACGGCCGGGGCCCTGCTCGTCTTCCCTGCGTAG
- the pdxA gene encoding 4-hydroxythreonine-4-phosphate dehydrogenase PdxA encodes MAGTRPIVGITMGDPAGNGPELTVKALADAALYERCRPLVVGDAKMIEQAKGFVGHPEIKVRPVESVADAKFEAGIIDVYHLDLVKDVASFKLGEVSAEGGMAAFQSVRKVIELAMDGEIDATVTNALNKEAMNLALAPEGMRFDGHTEIYATYTHTKRYAMMLAHHDFRVIHVSTHVSLREACDRVRRDRVLEVIELADAACRDLGIEGPKVAVAGLNPHAGEHGLFGTEEIEEIIPAIEAAKAKGIEAVGPIPPDTVFSEMNGGWFDITVCMYHDQGHIPTKLLGFVYDRDKGRWRAVEGVNVTLGLPIIRTSVDHGTGFDLVSTGTASELSLMNAIDYALRMAAGRAVQTGR; translated from the coding sequence ATGGCTGGCACAAGACCAATCGTTGGCATCACCATGGGTGACCCCGCGGGCAACGGTCCCGAGCTCACCGTGAAGGCGCTGGCGGATGCCGCGCTCTATGAGCGCTGCCGACCCCTGGTGGTGGGCGACGCAAAGATGATCGAGCAGGCCAAGGGCTTCGTCGGGCATCCCGAGATCAAGGTGAGGCCCGTCGAGAGCGTTGCCGACGCGAAGTTCGAGGCTGGCATCATCGACGTGTACCACCTGGACCTGGTGAAGGACGTCGCTAGCTTCAAGCTGGGCGAGGTCTCTGCCGAGGGTGGCATGGCCGCCTTCCAGAGCGTAAGGAAGGTCATCGAGCTGGCCATGGACGGCGAGATCGACGCCACGGTGACCAACGCCCTCAACAAGGAGGCCATGAACCTGGCGCTTGCGCCCGAGGGCATGCGCTTTGACGGCCACACCGAGATCTATGCCACCTACACGCACACCAAGCGCTACGCCATGATGCTCGCCCACCATGACTTCCGCGTCATCCACGTGTCCACGCACGTGAGTCTGCGCGAGGCCTGCGACCGCGTGAGGAGGGATCGCGTGCTCGAGGTCATCGAGCTGGCGGATGCCGCCTGCCGCGACCTGGGCATCGAGGGTCCCAAGGTGGCCGTCGCCGGCCTCAATCCCCATGCGGGGGAGCATGGCCTCTTCGGCACCGAGGAGATCGAGGAGATCATCCCGGCCATCGAGGCGGCCAAGGCCAAGGGTATCGAGGCCGTCGGGCCCATCCCGCCCGACACCGTCTTCTCCGAGATGAACGGCGGCTGGTTTGACATCACGGTGTGCATGTACCACGACCAGGGACACATCCCCACCAAGCTCCTGGGCTTCGTGTACGACCGCGACAAGGGGAGGTGGCGGGCCGTCGAGGGCGTGAATGTCACCCTGGGCCTGCCCATCATCCGCACCTCCGTGGACCACGGCACGGGCTTCGACCTAGTCAGCACGGGGACCGCGAGCGAGCTCTCGCTCATGAACGCCATCGACTACGCACTGCGTATGGCCGCTGGGAGGGCAGTGCAGACAGGCAGATAG
- the dapA gene encoding 4-hydroxy-tetrahydrodipicolinate synthase has translation MAGIKGIIVPIVTPFREDETVNTAELRCQVDRQIEAGIHAIFCFGTNGEGYILDKEDKMLVLATVINQVAGRVPVYAGTGCVSTKETIEQSKMAADLGADVLSIITPSFAKASQAELQAHYEAVAAAVDLPIVLYNIPMRTGNALEPATVAKLSEVDNIVGAKDSSGDWDNLKAYIDLTRNKDFAVLSGNDALILRALKEGAKGSIAGCANVYPKNMVGIYENFVKGDLDAAQQCQDNVANLRSVFKYGNPNTVVKFAVRELGFPVGRCRAPFNQLSEEGLAALRTALAEDKQRGIE, from the coding sequence ATGGCAGGCATCAAGGGCATCATCGTTCCCATCGTCACGCCGTTCAGGGAGGACGAGACCGTCAACACGGCGGAGCTGCGCTGCCAGGTGGATCGCCAGATCGAGGCCGGCATCCACGCCATCTTCTGCTTTGGCACCAACGGCGAGGGCTACATCCTCGACAAGGAGGACAAGATGCTCGTCCTCGCGACGGTGATCAACCAGGTCGCCGGCCGCGTGCCCGTGTACGCCGGCACCGGCTGCGTCTCCACCAAGGAGACCATCGAGCAGTCCAAGATGGCTGCCGACCTGGGCGCCGACGTGCTCTCCATCATCACCCCGAGCTTCGCCAAGGCCAGCCAGGCCGAGCTTCAGGCCCACTACGAGGCCGTGGCCGCTGCCGTGGACCTGCCGATCGTGCTCTACAACATCCCCATGCGCACCGGCAACGCCCTCGAGCCCGCCACCGTGGCCAAGCTCTCCGAGGTGGACAACATCGTGGGCGCCAAGGACTCCTCGGGTGACTGGGACAACCTCAAGGCCTACATCGACCTCACCCGCAACAAGGACTTCGCCGTGCTCTCCGGTAACGACGCCCTCATCCTCAGGGCCCTCAAGGAGGGCGCGAAGGGCTCCATCGCCGGCTGTGCCAACGTGTATCCCAAGAACATGGTGGGCATCTACGAGAACTTCGTGAAGGGCGACCTCGACGCCGCCCAGCAGTGCCAGGACAACGTGGCCAACCTGCGCAGCGTGTTCAAGTACGGCAACCCCAACACCGTCGTGAAGTTTGCCGTGAGAGAGCTGGGCTTCCCCGTGGGCAGGTGCCGCGCCCCGTTCAACCAGCTCTCCGAGGAGGGGCTTGCCGCCCTGCGCACGGCACTCGCCGAGGACAAGCAGAGGGGCATCGAGTAA